One genomic region from Reichenbachiella ulvae encodes:
- a CDS encoding tail fiber protein, which translates to MNIKKRINLGLCTLACLLLSWQTQAQTNKIGTSGDVGIGTDNPNLKLHVVDDVSNVARFESTNNTDNAQSTMLLNVGLTSRAMIKWHKEGGSSYKGALSFGTRGVDGLKERLFINGDGKVGIGTETPFSTAHVKHSESGLGISDVSGLIVENSGSSNDYCVFQAVTKGGGKSFSITNAGNVGIGTTTPDAKLAVKGTIHTQEVKVDMNGWSDFVFFDNYNLRSLEETEQYIQENQHLPDIPSEAEVTANGINLGEMDAKLLQKIEELTLYLIEQNKEIESLKTEIKALKNQSK; encoded by the coding sequence ATGAATATCAAAAAAAGAATCAACCTTGGCCTATGCACTTTAGCCTGTCTACTTCTGTCCTGGCAAACTCAAGCTCAAACTAACAAAATAGGAACTTCAGGAGATGTGGGGATTGGAACAGATAACCCGAACTTAAAGCTTCATGTCGTAGATGACGTATCCAACGTGGCGAGATTTGAAAGTACAAACAATACTGATAATGCTCAATCTACGATGCTCTTGAATGTAGGATTAACCTCAAGAGCGATGATTAAATGGCACAAGGAAGGCGGAAGCTCATACAAAGGTGCATTAAGTTTTGGAACTCGAGGCGTTGATGGTCTAAAGGAGCGGCTATTTATTAATGGTGATGGTAAAGTAGGTATTGGGACAGAAACTCCCTTTTCGACTGCACATGTTAAACATAGCGAATCTGGTCTTGGAATTTCAGATGTTAGTGGTTTGATTGTTGAAAACAGTGGGAGCAGTAATGATTATTGCGTATTTCAAGCTGTGACCAAAGGCGGTGGTAAAAGTTTTTCTATAACTAATGCAGGAAATGTAGGAATCGGAACAACCACCCCTGACGCTAAACTAGCCGTAAAGGGCACCATCCATACCCAGGAAGTAAAAGTAGATATGAACGGCTGGTCGGACTTTGTCTTTTTCGACAACTACAATCTTCGCTCCCTAGAAGAAACCGAGCAATACATCCAGGAAAACCAGCACCTCCCTGACATCCCCAGCGAGGCAGAAGTCACCGCCAACGGCATCAACCTCGGAGAAATGGACGCCAAGCTCCTGCAAAAGATCGAGGAGTTGACGCTATATCTTATTGAGCAGAATAAGGAAATCGAATCTTTAAAAACAGAAATAAAAGCACTTAAAAATCAATCAAAATGA
- a CDS encoding type II toxin-antitoxin system HipA family toxin, giving the protein MVDVAEVLIWGELVGAVRWDEGRQLASFQYDRKFLSKDWDLSPIKMPIQQGNRIYEFPELRKRKDESEDTYKGLPGLLADSLPDRYGSQLMNVWLARQGRPANSMNPVEQLCFIGSRGMGALEFRPAQMEASVGTVSLEINSLVDVARKMLSDREAFQTKLNKEEEQGVKEILRIGTSAGGARPKAVIAYNEQSGEVRSGQAQVDEGFEHWLIKLDGVSGAQFGESMGWGEVEYAYYLMAKECGIDMMECKILNDGKRTHFMTKRFDREANNVKHHIQTLCGIQHFDYNHMQGYSYEQLFQTMRVLRLTYPEAEQMFRRMVFNVLATNCDDHTKNFAFRLKQGGKWELSPAYDVCYAYDPNNHWVNQQTLSVNGKHKDITKADLMTIAKANSIKKGEKIIEEINTVVKNWVDFAREAKVDAEKTMEIESHLHHLK; this is encoded by the coding sequence ATGGTAGATGTAGCAGAGGTATTGATCTGGGGAGAGCTGGTGGGAGCGGTACGCTGGGATGAGGGTAGACAGCTGGCGAGCTTTCAATATGATAGGAAATTTCTGTCTAAAGATTGGGATTTGTCTCCCATCAAAATGCCGATTCAGCAAGGGAATCGTATTTATGAGTTCCCTGAGTTGAGGAAAAGAAAAGATGAATCTGAAGATACCTACAAAGGGCTACCAGGATTACTGGCAGACAGCCTGCCTGACCGATATGGTAGTCAGCTCATGAATGTTTGGTTAGCCAGACAAGGCCGGCCAGCCAATAGCATGAATCCAGTGGAGCAGCTCTGTTTCATAGGTTCAAGAGGAATGGGCGCACTGGAATTTAGACCTGCACAGATGGAAGCCAGTGTTGGTACTGTAAGTCTGGAAATCAATAGTTTGGTAGATGTGGCTCGCAAGATGCTTTCGGATAGAGAAGCATTTCAAACCAAGCTCAACAAGGAAGAAGAGCAGGGTGTCAAAGAGATTCTCCGAATAGGTACGTCTGCCGGTGGTGCTAGACCAAAAGCAGTGATTGCCTATAATGAGCAATCTGGAGAAGTGCGGTCTGGACAGGCACAAGTGGACGAGGGATTTGAACATTGGCTGATCAAATTAGATGGCGTTAGCGGTGCGCAGTTTGGAGAAAGTATGGGCTGGGGTGAAGTGGAGTATGCGTACTACCTAATGGCTAAGGAATGCGGTATAGACATGATGGAGTGTAAAATCCTGAACGATGGGAAAAGAACGCACTTTATGACCAAGCGATTTGATCGAGAGGCTAATAACGTTAAGCATCACATTCAGACTCTGTGCGGTATCCAGCACTTTGACTACAATCATATGCAAGGCTATAGCTATGAGCAACTGTTTCAGACCATGCGTGTGCTCAGATTGACTTATCCTGAGGCCGAACAGATGTTTCGAAGAATGGTGTTCAATGTACTAGCAACTAACTGCGATGACCACACCAAGAATTTTGCATTTCGCCTAAAGCAAGGCGGGAAATGGGAACTGTCTCCGGCCTATGATGTCTGTTACGCATATGATCCTAACAACCACTGGGTCAACCAGCAAACGCTCAGTGTCAATGGTAAACACAAAGACATCACAAAAGCCGACCTAATGACCATCGCTAAGGCCAATAGCATCAAAAAAGGGGAGAAGATCATTGAGGAGATTAATACCGTAGTGAAGAATTGGGTTGATTTTGCGCGAGAAGCTAAAGTGGATGCTGAGAAGACAATGGAGATCGAAAGTCATCTTCACCATCTCAAGTAA
- a CDS encoding helix-turn-helix domain-containing protein has protein sequence MSDVALSQTIGVFVQHHRLNQNRSQEEVANAAGISRSTLSLLERGEKVTLSTLLQVLRVLDLLYVMDVFKVDHSISPLEYARLQKQARKKATGKRKDQEHKTDLGW, from the coding sequence ATGAGTGATGTAGCCTTGAGCCAGACGATAGGTGTTTTCGTTCAGCATCATCGTCTCAATCAGAATAGATCCCAGGAGGAAGTGGCCAATGCAGCAGGTATCAGCCGGTCGACCTTGAGCCTTTTAGAACGAGGGGAGAAGGTAACGCTAAGTACTTTACTCCAAGTGCTTAGAGTGTTAGATTTATTATACGTCATGGATGTTTTTAAAGTGGATCATAGCATTAGCCCACTAGAATATGCCAGGCTTCAAAAGCAAGCCAGAAAGAAGGCAACAGGAAAAAGAAAAGATCAGGAACATAAAACGGACTTAGGATGGTAG
- a CDS encoding metallophosphoesterase — MKFQYASDLHLEFENNHHYLTQVNNLKPVAPYLILAGDIDNIVNRQVTRDSYFEWLSKNWEQVYIIPGNHEWYMNEDVSQAFDIDLKIYPNVRYLNHQKVHIEGVDFYFTTLWSIVRHHMIKNYIADFRSCKYDGERYTYKHHDELHQRAVKWLSTELNKEKTNPRVVVSHFVPCPQTDGYPKGSNSLIGPIIKRYFTADLSVRIEGWDIDYWIYGHNHWDKNVDALGVKFRSNQFGYVSHSEHQGFDFAKVIEMS; from the coding sequence ATGAAATTCCAATACGCAAGTGATCTCCATTTGGAGTTTGAAAATAACCACCACTATTTGACACAAGTCAATAACCTGAAGCCAGTCGCTCCATACTTGATATTAGCAGGGGATATAGATAACATAGTTAACCGGCAAGTAACGCGAGATAGCTACTTTGAGTGGCTATCCAAAAATTGGGAACAGGTTTATATTATCCCTGGTAACCATGAATGGTATATGAATGAAGATGTCTCTCAGGCTTTTGATATTGATCTGAAGATCTATCCTAATGTCCGATACCTCAATCATCAAAAAGTTCATATCGAAGGAGTAGATTTTTACTTCACTACACTTTGGTCGATAGTTAGACATCACATGATCAAAAATTACATTGCCGATTTTCGTAGCTGTAAATATGATGGTGAGCGCTATACTTATAAGCATCATGATGAGCTTCATCAAAGGGCTGTGAAATGGCTCAGTACTGAACTGAATAAGGAAAAAACAAATCCTAGAGTAGTGGTATCTCATTTTGTTCCTTGTCCACAAACTGATGGCTATCCAAAGGGTTCTAATTCGCTCATTGGTCCAATTATTAAAAGATACTTTACGGCGGATTTGTCTGTGAGAATTGAGGGGTGGGATATCGACTATTGGATCTATGGTCACAACCACTGGGACAAGAATGTTGATGCCCTTGGAGTCAAGTTCAGATCCAACCAGTTTGGTTATGTATCACATAGTGAACATCAAGGCTTTGATTTTGCCAAGGTGATCGAAATGAGTTAA
- a CDS encoding relaxase/mobilization nuclease domain-containing protein translates to MNYLTQEDKNHESLGDNMGDLPTDQQLEAMICVSDQNQRLQKKVFHGSLSLPIGERLTNDRWKEVAHDFMDHMGYSDAPYAIIKHNDRDHEHIHIIGSRVSYNGKTVSDSFSYREAVDFARITEVMLGLKEVPSPDWGKGEKNKSSKEIHAERKHAKGKGDKLVKTQIKDAVQECLKKTRGSSLKQFTVNFKKELNGRGVKMHFHSHAKSGEVYGLSYQMGDKVFKASQLGKTYQNKQMQESIKKAFISQMPEMNITIQPSTEVNTQPTVERAQDPAPTHEEGYTPKPFIGPGQKKSDDEEEDEEELRKKRKRRRGRDMN, encoded by the coding sequence ATGAATTATCTCACTCAAGAAGATAAGAATCATGAGAGCCTGGGAGATAATATGGGAGACCTACCAACTGATCAACAATTGGAGGCGATGATCTGTGTGTCTGATCAAAATCAAAGACTGCAAAAGAAGGTCTTTCATGGTTCATTGAGTTTACCGATAGGCGAGCGATTGACAAACGATCGGTGGAAAGAGGTCGCTCATGATTTCATGGATCATATGGGGTATTCCGATGCGCCGTATGCAATTATCAAACACAATGATCGGGACCATGAACATATCCATATAATTGGGTCACGTGTCTCTTATAATGGCAAGACTGTTTCAGATTCCTTTTCCTATCGTGAAGCGGTAGACTTTGCTCGAATTACTGAGGTTATGCTTGGGTTGAAAGAAGTGCCCAGTCCGGATTGGGGAAAGGGTGAAAAGAATAAATCCTCAAAAGAGATTCATGCAGAAAGAAAGCATGCCAAAGGGAAAGGAGATAAACTGGTCAAGACCCAGATCAAGGATGCCGTTCAAGAGTGTCTGAAAAAAACAAGGGGTTCTAGTCTAAAACAATTTACTGTCAATTTCAAAAAGGAACTGAATGGTAGAGGGGTCAAGATGCACTTTCATTCTCACGCAAAATCTGGAGAGGTCTATGGATTATCCTATCAAATGGGAGATAAGGTTTTCAAAGCAAGCCAATTGGGCAAAACCTATCAGAACAAGCAGATGCAAGAATCCATCAAAAAGGCTTTCATTAGTCAAATGCCTGAAATGAATATAACCATTCAACCATCTACTGAAGTTAATACTCAACCTACAGTTGAACGGGCTCAAGATCCAGCCCCTACTCATGAAGAAGGGTACACACCTAAACCATTCATAGGACCAGGGCAAAAAAAATCAGATGATGAGGAAGAGGATGAAGAGGAATTGAGAAAGAAGCGAAAAAGGAGAAGAGGCCGTGATATGAATTAG
- a CDS encoding MobC family plasmid mobilization relaxosome protein produces MARPKIKELEKKVMRKTFRCTLEDFAEINSYCEDRKLTLLQLVKLGMNKKIKEKPFPEFKAVKIELYRIGNNLNQISKALNSGNRAAKLMAVNRIKELKELKSLIENVNSKLK; encoded by the coding sequence ATGGCAAGACCAAAGATTAAAGAACTAGAAAAGAAAGTGATGCGAAAAACCTTTAGGTGTACCTTGGAAGATTTTGCTGAAATAAACAGCTACTGCGAGGATAGAAAACTGACATTATTGCAGCTGGTGAAGCTAGGGATGAACAAGAAGATCAAGGAAAAGCCGTTCCCGGAATTCAAAGCAGTGAAGATAGAACTCTATAGAATTGGGAATAATTTGAATCAGATAAGTAAGGCCTTGAACTCGGGTAACAGAGCTGCAAAATTGATGGCTGTCAATCGCATAAAAGAGTTGAAAGAACTCAAGAGTTTAATTGAAAATGTAAACTCCAAATTGAAGTGA
- a CDS encoding helix-turn-helix domain-containing protein, which yields MSNVENDLLPSLIRKVSQMEHTFREFIDFNNEGLYSVSEFSKLTGLDDDTVTNYCKRQSLAAVQVIKGGKWMILRSEFKRLVSEAIKNNQSKLRSTARRDAKILNHLGISK from the coding sequence ATGTCAAATGTAGAAAATGATTTGTTGCCTAGCTTAATAAGAAAGGTTTCACAAATGGAACATACATTTCGCGAATTTATAGACTTTAACAATGAAGGTCTTTATTCTGTATCTGAGTTTTCTAAATTAACTGGTTTGGATGATGATACCGTAACCAATTATTGTAAAAGGCAATCACTTGCCGCAGTTCAAGTCATTAAAGGTGGTAAATGGATGATTTTAAGAAGTGAATTTAAAAGGCTAGTATCTGAAGCCATAAAGAATAACCAAAGTAAATTAAGAAGCACTGCAAGAAGGGATGCCAAGATCTTAAACCACCTAGGGATATCAAAATAA
- a CDS encoding tyrosine-type recombinase/integrase: MRYRVKAYCKGSDYKENLKSAPVYLSLSAPKQREILINTGERIHPDFFDNKIGRCIGRSSEALEVQSSLDDQMVKLKLVIDDFSKDDDTPTLKMIKDRFLRKGNFNGFVGFARNELDIEKVRLSSITWKNYAHCLNNLEKYAPGLSFAEITVEFLEEYRSYLKNVGGRNEKGIYQDLATIRKFWNIALRKREVRHSPFDEFRIKTVRGSDQIKYLVLDELKNLLALYYEGDLSERLTGVLYYYLIGCLCGLRSKDLYELSLRQVKDKKTFEEILRRGEMEVYTSKSGYKKRVVIPVSSQLRQLLANPLKQSLVHKGDRRNKALREVLKIAQIEKYLSFHSSRHTFGVVSKQLGIDTAVVQDILGHDSISTTQIYARIVDDLRSKEMTKWDVI, encoded by the coding sequence ATGAGATATAGAGTTAAAGCATACTGCAAAGGTTCAGATTATAAGGAAAATTTAAAATCTGCTCCAGTTTATTTATCCTTGAGCGCACCAAAGCAAAGAGAAATATTAATAAATACTGGGGAAAGAATTCATCCAGATTTTTTTGATAATAAAATAGGTAGATGCATTGGTAGATCAAGCGAGGCATTAGAAGTTCAATCATCATTGGATGATCAAATGGTAAAGTTAAAATTGGTTATTGATGACTTTTCTAAAGATGATGATACCCCTACATTAAAGATGATAAAGGATCGATTTTTAAGGAAGGGGAATTTTAATGGATTTGTGGGATTTGCTAGGAATGAACTGGATATTGAAAAAGTGAGGTTATCGTCAATCACCTGGAAGAATTACGCTCATTGTTTGAATAATCTTGAAAAGTATGCGCCCGGGTTATCTTTTGCAGAGATCACCGTCGAATTTTTAGAAGAATATCGAAGCTATTTGAAGAATGTAGGAGGTAGGAATGAGAAGGGTATTTATCAAGACTTGGCAACAATAAGAAAGTTTTGGAATATTGCTCTGCGAAAACGAGAGGTAAGACATTCTCCATTTGATGAATTCAGAATTAAAACAGTTAGAGGGAGTGATCAGATTAAGTACCTTGTTTTGGATGAATTAAAGAATTTATTGGCTTTATACTATGAAGGAGATTTATCAGAAAGACTGACTGGTGTGTTGTATTATTATTTGATTGGCTGTTTATGTGGGTTAAGATCAAAAGATCTTTATGAATTGTCTTTGCGCCAAGTGAAAGACAAAAAAACATTTGAAGAAATCTTGCGTCGAGGTGAAATGGAAGTGTACACGTCTAAAAGTGGTTATAAAAAAAGAGTTGTAATTCCAGTTTCCAGTCAACTTCGGCAACTATTAGCCAATCCTTTAAAGCAAAGCTTGGTTCATAAAGGAGATCGAAGAAACAAAGCTTTACGGGAAGTATTGAAAATAGCTCAGATTGAAAAGTATCTAAGTTTTCATTCTTCCAGGCATACCTTTGGAGTAGTATCAAAACAACTAGGTATTGATACAGCAGTAGTCCAGGATATTTTGGGACACGATTCTATTTCTACTACACAGATTTATGCGAGAATTGTTGATGATTTAAGATCTAAAGAGATGACAAAATGGGATGTGATTTAA
- a CDS encoding restriction endonuclease subunit S, with translation MSEEWKEVRIGDYCKLQGGYAFKSNDFQERGVPVVKIKNIQGSTVTLKDSQCFSEEDVSEKLEKFKLNHGDVLIAMTGAGSVGRVGRLICCENEYGLLNQRVGRFDVNPIKLNREFLYYVLIQPRFQEALFMAGSGSGQPNLSPSQIESFKINLPPLPEQKAIAKILGDLDAKIELNRQMNQTLEQMAQALFQSWFVDFDPVIDNALAAGHEIPEPLRTLSQRRKDLLTHNQKVPGSSPGGPTA, from the coding sequence ATGAGTGAGGAGTGGAAGGAAGTTAGAATTGGGGATTATTGTAAACTACAAGGTGGATATGCTTTTAAGAGTAATGACTTTCAAGAAAGAGGTGTTCCTGTTGTTAAAATAAAAAACATACAAGGTAGTACAGTTACTTTAAAGGATTCACAATGTTTTTCAGAAGAGGATGTATCAGAAAAACTTGAAAAGTTTAAACTTAATCATGGTGATGTTCTTATTGCCATGACTGGTGCTGGAAGTGTAGGTAGAGTTGGACGTTTAATTTGTTGTGAAAATGAATATGGCTTGTTGAATCAACGAGTTGGTAGATTTGATGTAAATCCAATTAAACTTAATCGTGAGTTTCTTTATTATGTTTTGATCCAGCCTAGGTTTCAAGAAGCTTTGTTTATGGCAGGAAGTGGAAGTGGTCAACCAAATCTAAGCCCTTCTCAAATAGAGTCTTTCAAAATCAATCTCCCCCCACTCCCCGAACAAAAAGCCATCGCCAAAATCCTCGGTGATCTGGATGCCAAAATCGAGCTCAACCGCCAGATGAACCAGACCCTGGAGCAGATGGCGCAGGCGCTGTTTCAGAGTTGGTTTGTGGACTTTGATCCTGTGATCGACAATGCCTTGGCGGCTGGCCATGAAATCCCCGAGCCGCTTCGGACCCTATCACAGAGAAGGAAAGACCTTCTGACTCATAATCAGAAAGTCCCTGGTTCGAGCCCAGGTGGGCCCACTGCTTAA
- a CDS encoding type I restriction-modification system subunit M, producing MAKKAATKKSASAGKNKSMEESLWDSANKLRGSVESSEYKHVVLGLIFLKFVSDKFEERKQELIGEGKEKYLDMKEFYNMKNIFYLPAESRWSYIIDQAKQDDIALKIDTALHTIEKNNPSLKGALPDNYFSRLNMDPSKLAALLDTVNNIQTISEEGEDIVGRIYEYFFGRFAAAEGKGGGEFYTPKSIVNLIAEMLEPYKGKIYDPACGSGGMFVQSIKFVQSHQGNTKDISIYGQEYTATTYKLAKMNLAIRGISANLGEVPADTFFKDQHPELKADYIMANPPFNQSQWREKNELEDDARWAGYTVPPTGNANYAWILHMLSKLSENGTAGFVLANGSMSSNTSGEGEIRKQLIDKDMVDCMIALPGQLFYTTQIPVCLWFITKNKGERPHPENPDIHFRDRKGETLFIDARNMGTMTDRTHKELTPDDIQHIANTYHTWRNKTAEESKNNVIVSDEGARQSPSDRSAYEDIPGYCRTATLTDIQSNDYVLTPGRYVGVAAEEDDGIPFEEKMESLTQQLKEQMSQGEQLDAEIKKNLKLLGYE from the coding sequence ATGGCAAAAAAAGCAGCTACGAAAAAGTCCGCATCGGCAGGTAAGAACAAATCCATGGAAGAATCCCTATGGGACTCGGCCAACAAACTGAGAGGATCGGTGGAGTCCTCCGAATACAAACATGTGGTACTGGGACTGATCTTCCTCAAGTTCGTCTCCGACAAGTTCGAAGAGCGAAAACAGGAACTGATCGGTGAAGGCAAAGAAAAGTACCTCGACATGAAGGAGTTCTACAACATGAAGAACATATTTTATCTCCCAGCCGAAAGCCGATGGAGCTACATCATCGATCAGGCCAAGCAGGACGATATCGCGCTCAAGATCGATACCGCCCTCCATACTATCGAAAAGAATAACCCCAGCCTGAAAGGCGCCCTACCGGACAACTATTTTTCGCGGCTCAACATGGATCCGAGCAAGCTGGCTGCACTGCTCGATACGGTCAACAACATACAGACCATCTCCGAAGAGGGAGAAGACATCGTAGGGCGTATCTATGAGTATTTCTTTGGGCGATTCGCAGCAGCAGAGGGCAAAGGCGGTGGGGAATTCTACACACCCAAGTCGATTGTAAATCTGATCGCCGAAATGCTCGAACCCTACAAAGGCAAGATCTATGATCCGGCCTGTGGATCGGGTGGCATGTTCGTGCAGTCGATCAAGTTCGTGCAGAGCCATCAGGGCAATACCAAAGACATCTCCATCTATGGGCAGGAGTACACCGCTACGACCTACAAGCTGGCCAAAATGAACCTGGCCATTCGTGGGATCTCTGCTAATCTGGGCGAGGTGCCAGCCGATACTTTCTTCAAAGACCAGCACCCAGAGCTCAAGGCGGATTACATCATGGCCAATCCGCCATTTAACCAAAGCCAGTGGAGAGAAAAGAATGAACTAGAGGACGATGCCCGATGGGCAGGCTATACTGTGCCTCCTACAGGCAATGCCAACTATGCCTGGATCCTGCACATGCTGAGTAAGCTATCCGAAAACGGCACGGCAGGTTTCGTCCTGGCCAATGGCTCCATGAGCTCCAATACCTCCGGTGAGGGCGAGATCAGAAAACAACTGATCGACAAAGACATGGTAGACTGCATGATCGCCCTGCCCGGGCAGCTCTTCTACACCACGCAGATCCCAGTCTGCCTGTGGTTCATCACCAAAAACAAAGGCGAGCGACCCCATCCGGAAAACCCCGACATCCACTTCCGCGACCGCAAGGGCGAAACGCTCTTCATCGATGCACGCAACATGGGCACCATGACCGACCGTACCCACAAAGAACTGACCCCCGATGACATCCAACACATCGCCAACACCTACCACACCTGGCGAAACAAAACAGCCGAAGAATCTAAAAACAACGTCATTGTGAGCGACGAAGGAGCGCGACAATCCCCATCGGATCGTAGCGCCTATGAAGACATCCCCGGCTACTGCCGCACCGCCACCCTCACCGACATCCAGTCCAACGACTATGTGCTGACCCCTGGTCGCTATGTAGGTGTGGCAGCCGAAGAAGATGATGGCATCCCCTTCGAAGAAAAGATGGAGTCGCTGACCCAGCAGCTCAAAGAACAGATGAGCCAGGGCGAGCAACTGGATGCAGAAATAAAGAAGAATTTGAAACTGTTGGGGTATGAGTGA
- the trxA gene encoding thioredoxin, with the protein MATFADMINSDQPVLVDFYADWCGPCKMMAPVLEELSAELNGKGKVIKVDVDKNQKASQVYQIQSIPTLILFKQGKILWRHSGTAGKEQLKQLIEANC; encoded by the coding sequence ATGGCAACATTCGCAGATATGATTAATAGTGACCAACCGGTGTTGGTGGATTTTTATGCAGACTGGTGCGGGCCTTGCAAGATGATGGCGCCTGTGCTGGAGGAGCTTTCTGCCGAACTCAATGGCAAGGGAAAGGTGATCAAAGTGGACGTGGACAAGAACCAAAAGGCCTCCCAGGTCTATCAGATCCAAAGCATCCCGACCCTGATCCTGTTCAAACAAGGCAAGATCCTGTGGAGGCACTCGGGCACGGCTGGCAAGGAACAACTTAAGCAGCTGATAGAGGCTAATTGTTAA
- a CDS encoding LemA family protein, which translates to MSKKSYIIIGVVVVGLFLIYSSIKGTFNSMNRADQGVKAQWAKVESQYQRRADLIPNLVNVVKGYADHEKETLEAVVNARAKATSTTIDASNLNAASIQKFQQAQGELSSALSKLLVSVERYPDLKANKNFSELQAQLEGTENRIAVERNRFNDAVKAYNVLVTDFPGRIWAGMFGFQEKGYFQSDAGTEKAPTVEF; encoded by the coding sequence ATGAGTAAAAAGTCGTATATCATAATAGGAGTAGTTGTAGTAGGATTGTTCCTGATCTACAGCAGTATCAAGGGTACTTTCAATAGTATGAACCGTGCCGATCAGGGTGTCAAAGCTCAGTGGGCCAAGGTAGAATCGCAATATCAGCGCAGGGCAGATTTGATCCCTAATCTGGTGAATGTGGTGAAAGGCTATGCCGATCATGAGAAGGAAACGTTGGAGGCAGTAGTCAATGCCAGAGCGAAAGCGACCAGCACGACGATCGATGCTTCTAACCTGAATGCCGCTTCGATTCAGAAGTTTCAGCAAGCGCAGGGTGAATTGTCCTCTGCTTTGTCCAAGCTACTGGTATCGGTAGAGCGCTATCCTGACCTGAAGGCGAACAAAAACTTCTCCGAGCTACAGGCACAGTTGGAAGGAACTGAAAACAGAATCGCCGTGGAACGCAATCGCTTCAACGATGCAGTAAAGGCCTACAATGTACTGGTGACGGACTTTCCAGGTCGTATCTGGGCGGGTATGTTTGGATTCCAGGAAAAAGGATATTTCCAATCCGATGCTGGCACAGAGAAAGCGCCTACGGTGGAGTTTTAA
- a CDS encoding TPM domain-containing protein, which translates to MKIKNIQTVFVLLCFIFSHFFVHAADEVPVPELSGRVIDQTATLSSSDISHFTNKLAQFEQRKGSQLTVLILPTTGPETIEQYGIKVAEAWQIGRGGVDDGVILIVAKQDRKVRIEVGYGLEGAIPDIYAKRIIDNIIVPEFRNGQFISGIDEGLDALIKLVDGEELPVVTQTKTKSKRHSFSLGGVLIAAIIITVISSLFKNKFVKIAISIVLAIIVGFIFSSAIISIVTFVISLLFGIKGGRGGGGGGYYGGGYYGSSGGFGGFSGGGGFGGGGFSGGGGGFGGGGASGGW; encoded by the coding sequence ATGAAAATCAAGAATATTCAAACTGTTTTTGTCCTGCTGTGTTTCATTTTTTCGCACTTTTTTGTGCACGCAGCAGACGAAGTTCCCGTTCCTGAACTCTCCGGTAGAGTCATAGACCAGACTGCCACCCTCAGCTCTTCGGACATCAGTCACTTCACCAACAAGCTCGCTCAGTTCGAACAAAGAAAAGGCAGTCAGCTAACGGTACTGATCCTACCTACCACTGGACCAGAGACGATCGAGCAGTATGGCATCAAAGTAGCAGAGGCCTGGCAAATCGGTCGCGGGGGAGTCGACGATGGTGTGATCCTAATAGTCGCCAAGCAGGACCGAAAAGTAAGAATAGAAGTAGGCTATGGTCTGGAGGGAGCGATCCCCGATATCTATGCCAAACGCATCATCGACAATATAATCGTGCCCGAGTTCAGAAACGGGCAATTCATCTCAGGGATCGACGAAGGACTGGATGCTCTGATCAAACTAGTAGATGGCGAAGAGCTGCCAGTTGTCACCCAAACGAAAACCAAAAGCAAGCGTCACTCCTTCTCACTAGGCGGGGTATTGATTGCGGCGATCATCATCACGGTCATCAGCAGTCTGTTCAAAAACAAATTTGTAAAAATCGCCATCTCGATTGTATTGGCGATCATCGTGGGCTTCATATTCAGTAGTGCCATCATATCGATAGTGACCTTTGTGATCTCCCTACTCTTTGGCATCAAAGGAGGCCGCGGTGGCGGTGGAGGCGGATACTACGGGGGTGGATACTATGGCAGTAGTGGCGGATTTGGTGGCTTCTCAGGAGGCGGCGGTTTCGGTGGCGGTGGCTTCTCTGGGGGAGGCGGCGGATTTGGCGGAGGCGGTGCTTCCGGTGGCTGGTAA